Proteins found in one Lysinibacillus fusiformis genomic segment:
- a CDS encoding DUF2804 domain-containing protein, which yields MKQHAEKEILQPTLLCDKKGNLNPAAIGFARKPLINSNLSGHLMRKKKWNYWCVYGDEILFSATISHLDYAAVCFVYFLEYETQRYFEKTITIPFGGKLKMPTQVLESVSFKNSEMMIDLLYIQNETHLSVSIPNFDGDVLRAKLIIQHPPADETLNVVIPWNRKTFQFTGKHHILPTSGVVTIGTRRFNFSAEENFAVLDYGRGVWPREALWNWGMASQRVRGRRIGLNLGGKWTDGTGMTENAVFVDGKMTKIHEDLIFQYDSGDYMQRWKVKTKFSNQVSLTFSPFFERTAQTNAKLVKSEVHQLFGYYDGSILLDNGETLVIQQMLGCIEEHRAKW from the coding sequence GTGAAGCAGCATGCTGAGAAAGAGATTTTACAGCCAACTCTTTTATGCGATAAAAAAGGTAATTTAAATCCAGCAGCCATCGGATTTGCACGTAAGCCACTTATTAACAGCAATTTAAGCGGCCATCTCATGCGCAAAAAGAAATGGAACTATTGGTGTGTCTATGGTGATGAAATTTTGTTTTCAGCTACGATTAGTCATCTAGATTACGCAGCAGTCTGCTTCGTTTATTTTCTTGAATATGAAACACAGCGCTATTTCGAAAAAACGATCACAATTCCCTTCGGTGGTAAACTAAAAATGCCTACACAGGTTTTAGAATCTGTTTCATTTAAAAATAGCGAAATGATGATTGATTTATTATATATACAAAATGAAACGCATCTATCTGTTTCCATACCAAACTTTGATGGAGATGTTTTACGAGCAAAGCTTATCATTCAGCACCCACCAGCGGACGAAACATTAAATGTAGTCATTCCTTGGAATCGCAAAACATTTCAGTTTACAGGCAAGCATCACATACTGCCAACCTCAGGTGTTGTCACAATTGGTACTCGACGTTTTAATTTCTCAGCTGAAGAGAACTTTGCTGTGTTGGATTATGGACGAGGTGTATGGCCCCGTGAAGCATTGTGGAATTGGGGAATGGCCTCTCAACGCGTACGAGGAAGACGAATCGGACTTAATTTAGGGGGTAAATGGACAGATGGCACTGGCATGACTGAAAATGCTGTTTTTGTTGATGGTAAAATGACAAAAATACATGAGGATTTGATATTTCAATATGACTCCGGAGACTATATGCAACGTTGGAAAGTGAAAACAAAATTTTCTAATCAGGTCTCATTAACTTTTTCACCTTTTTTTGAGCGTACTGCCCAAACGAATGCCAAACTAGTTAAATCAGAAGTACATCAACTATTTGGTTATTACGACGGTTCCATTTTACTCGACAACGGTGAAACACTAGTTATTCAACAAATGCTCGGATGTATTGAAGAACATCGTGCGAAATGGTAG
- a CDS encoding AraC family transcriptional regulator, with amino-acid sequence MKNLTLADWDSAKLTIIHISDNPLLRPVITCNCIFGFIAQGTGEWNLHHTPLLHNKNIFLIVHDPINIHVTQEPSSACIWIYCNVTFDNTKSEPLEPLIFYDAPKHWLTLIDNINTQWEKHTDASKYKTKIYLAELIYEMYTLDSNILHEEQLTSQTLDYINKHFHENLSRHTIAEKMNYSVSYLSKQFKYQTGYGLIDYLLHTRIKHAKRLLVETHHSIQEVSKQVGYEDSSYFTRLFKKHTGLTPGQYKRLYLPTSIVLNNPNFELKSSDVFTRGPLYNDNCYQYEGGFLPMKFNWNHTIVASFVLCAALLLTACTNNDTTEESEETMVYHSINGDITYNKNPKRIVTDFYLGYLLALNVKPVGSNEAQLKNPYIPEKDKKGIEVIGDSIEKVLSLEPDLIITGNKEMYEQLSKIAPTIYIEYEENIPKLIKEFGIILNQGDHAEEWLKNYQQQVQTARKKIAHIIKPEETITVMDILDGQGTITIYGDGYTGYPVYTGLGLQMAPAVKAQTTIKTPWTQISSEKISDFVGDRVIVARAADTPKVDFTTAPVWKNLEAVKNNEVYEIDNFKFWFTDPISVIGQINDLTDLFIERANDKKTK; translated from the coding sequence TTGAAAAATCTTACTTTAGCAGATTGGGACTCGGCAAAATTAACCATTATACATATATCTGATAATCCACTATTAAGGCCTGTCATTACTTGTAACTGCATTTTCGGTTTTATTGCTCAAGGAACTGGCGAATGGAACTTACATCATACTCCCCTATTACATAATAAAAACATCTTTTTGATTGTTCATGACCCTATAAACATACATGTCACGCAGGAACCATCTTCGGCATGTATATGGATCTATTGTAATGTTACTTTTGATAACACAAAATCTGAGCCCTTAGAGCCTCTCATTTTTTATGATGCACCGAAGCATTGGCTAACATTAATAGATAACATAAACACGCAATGGGAAAAGCACACAGACGCTAGTAAATATAAGACAAAGATATACTTAGCAGAGTTAATCTATGAAATGTATACACTAGATTCAAATATACTGCATGAGGAACAGTTAACCTCTCAAACATTAGATTATATTAATAAACATTTTCATGAAAACTTATCTCGTCATACAATTGCAGAAAAAATGAATTACAGTGTATCTTATCTCTCTAAACAATTTAAATATCAAACTGGTTATGGTCTAATTGATTATTTATTACATACTCGTATCAAACATGCAAAGCGACTTTTAGTTGAAACACATCATTCAATCCAAGAAGTTTCGAAGCAGGTTGGTTACGAAGATTCTTCTTACTTTACTCGCCTATTTAAAAAACATACTGGATTAACACCTGGCCAATATAAAAGATTATATTTACCCACTTCTATAGTGTTGAATAATCCTAATTTTGAGTTAAAATCCTCCGATGTATTCACTCGAGGACCTTTATATAATGATAATTGTTATCAATATGAAGGAGGCTTTTTACCAATGAAATTTAATTGGAACCATACTATAGTAGCTTCATTTGTTTTATGTGCTGCTTTATTATTAACAGCTTGTACAAACAACGACACTACTGAAGAATCAGAGGAAACAATGGTTTATCACTCCATCAATGGTGATATTACGTATAATAAAAATCCAAAACGTATTGTTACTGATTTTTACTTAGGTTACTTACTTGCTTTAAATGTCAAACCGGTTGGTTCGAATGAAGCACAGCTAAAAAACCCTTATATACCTGAAAAAGATAAAAAAGGAATTGAGGTGATCGGAGACTCTATAGAAAAAGTACTTTCATTAGAGCCTGATTTAATTATTACAGGTAATAAAGAAATGTATGAGCAGCTTTCTAAAATCGCACCTACTATCTATATTGAATATGAAGAAAATATACCTAAACTCATTAAAGAATTTGGTATTATCTTAAATCAAGGAGACCATGCCGAGGAGTGGCTGAAAAATTATCAACAACAAGTTCAAACCGCTCGTAAAAAAATTGCTCATATCATTAAGCCTGAAGAAACAATAACTGTTATGGATATACTGGATGGCCAAGGAACCATCACTATTTATGGAGATGGTTATACAGGGTATCCTGTTTATACGGGATTAGGCTTACAAATGGCACCAGCTGTGAAAGCACAAACTACTATAAAAACGCCGTGGACACAAATTTCTTCAGAAAAAATTTCAGACTTTGTAGGGGACCGTGTTATCGTAGCAAGAGCTGCCGACACACCTAAAGTCGACTTTACAACCGCTCCTGTATGGAAAAATTTAGAGGCCGTTAAAAATAATGAAGTTTACGAAATAGATAATTTCAAGTTTTGGTTTACAGATCCCATTTCTGTTATTGGGCAAATTAACGATCTAACTGACTTATTTATCGAGCGTGCCAATGATAAGAAAACTAAGTAG
- a CDS encoding SDR family NAD(P)-dependent oxidoreductase, which produces MKLKDKVAIVTGGASGIGEATVRLFVEEGAKVVIADFSDRGQSVSEELNNNGFDTLFVKTDVTSEADIQNMIKETVTKYGKLDIMYANAGVADDAPAHELSFEKWKRTIDINLSGVFLSDKYAIEQFLAQGTGGVIVNAGSIHSFVALPNPTAYSSAKGGVKLLTQNLCTAYAKQGIRVNAVCPGYIDTPLLAEVDAQKKEYLASLHPQGRLGKPEEIAKAVLFLASDDSSFVNGTTLLVDGGYTAH; this is translated from the coding sequence ATGAAACTAAAAGATAAAGTAGCAATTGTTACTGGTGGGGCTAGTGGGATTGGTGAAGCCACAGTTCGTCTCTTTGTAGAAGAAGGCGCTAAAGTCGTTATTGCCGATTTTTCTGATCGTGGACAAAGCGTCTCTGAAGAATTGAATAACAATGGTTTTGATACACTCTTCGTGAAAACAGATGTAACAAGCGAAGCAGACATTCAAAACATGATAAAGGAAACCGTTACTAAATACGGTAAACTTGATATTATGTATGCAAATGCTGGCGTGGCTGATGATGCACCCGCACACGAGCTTTCTTTTGAAAAATGGAAAAGAACAATTGATATTAATTTATCAGGTGTATTTCTTTCTGATAAATATGCCATTGAACAATTCCTTGCTCAAGGTACAGGTGGCGTCATCGTCAACGCTGGTTCTATTCATAGTTTTGTTGCCTTACCAAATCCTACAGCCTACTCATCTGCAAAAGGTGGCGTAAAATTATTAACGCAAAACCTATGTACAGCTTATGCTAAACAAGGCATTCGTGTAAATGCGGTTTGTCCTGGCTATATCGATACTCCTCTACTGGCTGAAGTTGATGCTCAAAAGAAAGAATATTTAGCATCCCTTCACCCACAAGGTCGACTTGGTAAACCAGAAGAAATCGCTAAAGCCGTTCTCTTCTTAGCTAGCGACGATTCAAGCTTTGTCAATGGTACAACGCTACTTGTTGATGGCGGTTATACTGCTCACTAA
- a CDS encoding amidase domain-containing protein, giving the protein MAKMYNRQAAVQYANLWWNRRNPAFPNFDVDCTNYISQCLLAGGAPMRGAPSRDKGWWIQQGNWSFSWSVAHSLRWYLEGSTTGLKGRRVQNAEELELGDVIFYDFQGNGRIDHSVIVTSIQNGIPYVNAHTSDSINRPYFYEDSTAYTPSMTYFFYHIDDSFA; this is encoded by the coding sequence ATGGCAAAAATGTATAATAGGCAGGCTGCAGTTCAATACGCCAATTTGTGGTGGAACAGACGAAATCCAGCTTTTCCAAACTTTGATGTAGATTGCACGAACTATATATCTCAATGCTTACTTGCAGGGGGGGCACCGATGCGAGGGGCACCAAGTAGAGATAAAGGCTGGTGGATTCAGCAGGGGAATTGGAGCTTTAGCTGGTCTGTTGCCCATTCGTTACGATGGTATTTAGAAGGGTCTACAACAGGATTAAAGGGTAGACGTGTTCAAAATGCAGAGGAATTAGAGCTAGGGGATGTCATTTTTTATGATTTTCAAGGGAATGGAAGAATTGACCACTCCGTTATTGTCACAAGTATTCAAAATGGTATTCCTTATGTGAATGCCCATACCTCAGATAGTATTAATCGACCTTACTTTTACGAGGATTCCACCGCCTATACGCCAAGCATGACTTACTTTTTCTATCATATAGATGACAGCTTTGCTTAA
- a CDS encoding GNAT family N-acetyltransferase — MMNISVMTVSFPLDGETLKEVKLLCEEATVQDYRVYETIMNVPMASSFETKGFMVLAYEDDKDLLVGAASAIDLMGLHTYEWSLVVTPVYRQKGIGTALVDGIQVGLEERGAEGQLAVVIDGSPYGHTFIENKGFTYSFSEATLETKAEPVTLQKDINIQPYNGEQAELITIYCEAFGDLPEESEELIAFNTSTNGRKLWIAYRDGAVVGTVTTAQENEIQWVTALAVHPNCEGQGIGTALLSFSKDYASKVGAAFVMLDVEVDNKKALSVYEKAGFMKAQQIDYYVKQ, encoded by the coding sequence ATGATGAATATTTCAGTGATGACAGTGTCTTTTCCATTAGATGGAGAAACATTGAAAGAAGTAAAGTTATTATGTGAAGAAGCAACAGTTCAAGATTATCGAGTATATGAAACCATTATGAATGTACCAATGGCTAGCTCTTTCGAGACTAAGGGTTTTATGGTACTAGCGTATGAGGATGATAAGGATTTATTAGTTGGTGCTGCTAGTGCAATTGACTTAATGGGGCTTCATACATATGAGTGGTCATTAGTGGTGACACCTGTATATCGACAAAAGGGTATTGGAACTGCGTTAGTTGATGGTATACAAGTTGGGCTAGAAGAAAGAGGGGCAGAGGGGCAATTAGCTGTAGTAATTGATGGCTCTCCTTATGGACACACATTTATTGAAAACAAAGGTTTTACCTATAGTTTTTCAGAAGCTACTTTAGAAACAAAAGCAGAGCCCGTTACATTACAAAAAGATATTAATATTCAACCCTATAATGGTGAGCAAGCTGAACTGATTACTATTTATTGTGAAGCATTTGGAGATTTACCAGAAGAATCAGAAGAGCTTATTGCCTTTAATACATCAACAAATGGACGAAAGCTTTGGATTGCTTATCGGGATGGCGCTGTTGTTGGGACAGTGACAACAGCTCAGGAAAATGAAATCCAGTGGGTAACAGCACTTGCTGTACATCCAAATTGTGAAGGACAAGGTATTGGGACAGCACTTCTTTCTTTCTCAAAGGATTATGCGAGTAAAGTTGGTGCAGCATTCGTCATGCTAGATGTAGAAGTAGACAATAAAAAAGCACTATCTGTCTATGAAAAAGCAGGCTTTATGAAAGCGCAGCAAATTGATTATTATGTGAAACAATAG
- a CDS encoding nitroreductase family protein produces the protein MSEQILSVRDAIIQRRSIKKFNGQPVEREDLMAIIDDAVWAPNHGNREPWRLVVACGKELENLHQLLRDLTIPKWQELSSEDLAKQMLKFTLPGGYAFVIVPEDARQKERLEDYAAASTFIQNMQLLAWDRGIGSCWKTPGFLDNPKFREALKVQPGERVIAMLQVGYFDEVPKGKERKQSADIVTIFGE, from the coding sequence ATGAGCGAACAAATTTTATCTGTTAGAGATGCAATTATTCAACGACGATCGATTAAAAAGTTTAATGGTCAGCCTGTAGAGCGTGAGGATTTAATGGCTATTATTGACGATGCGGTATGGGCTCCAAACCATGGTAATCGCGAGCCGTGGCGATTAGTTGTTGCCTGTGGAAAGGAATTGGAAAACCTTCATCAGCTATTACGTGACCTGACAATTCCGAAATGGCAGGAGCTTTCAAGCGAAGATTTAGCGAAGCAGATGTTGAAATTTACATTACCGGGTGGCTATGCCTTTGTTATCGTGCCAGAGGATGCACGTCAAAAAGAACGTTTAGAAGATTATGCAGCGGCAAGTACATTTATTCAAAATATGCAGTTACTCGCATGGGATAGAGGCATAGGCTCTTGCTGGAAAACGCCAGGCTTCTTAGATAACCCTAAATTCCGTGAAGCTTTAAAGGTGCAGCCAGGTGAGCGTGTCATTGCCATGCTACAAGTTGGTTATTTTGATGAAGTGCCAAAAGGCAAAGAACGCAAACAATCAGCTGATATTGTTACGATTTTTGGAGAGTAA
- the helD gene encoding RNA polymerase recycling motor HelD, which produces MTVQHPDFQAEVERLAYTQSYMQQILDESQRDLQSAQENIRKSMADLDYLDSSLSYLNILTNARFFEMARNQKEGLEAVRKKPYFARIHFQKTGDPEEFLYIGKTSLFHRETHEPIIVDWRSPVANVYYDGRLGDMEYDVRGEVHKGHLFAKRQYKIENGELLDIRDIDLTTNDELLQEALAGKADVRLTEIVSTIQKEQNEIIRAHLRQPIIVQGAAGSGKTTIALHRISYFLYTMGEHFNPEQLMILAPNKLFIDYIGDVLPELGVDKICQTTFTDYVLSATKLKLKLQNPNEQLESLVAGGSHQPTAWIAEMKGSLYYRDVIERYVQKLEQKIAEQFEDVYIEKYCIMRASHLKKLFLYEFSYMPIEKRLEHIKKVLASHVRQKKQAVLATLHKKYDEALGKALNGIRDDEKRRRVVTKFIDERDERIPAIEKETKTTASAYMRRFTKHNIKTLYRTLLTDAELLAELAPEWHYLEQQQFLQAHRKEQWALEDLAALYYLQARLKGIADEWKMRVVFIDEVQDYSLFQLAALKAGLDTDMFTMVGDLAQGIHSYRSLTAWEPVQNLFPRASFRTLQKSYRTTIEIMEVANQILAQMNEQLPLVEPVVRHGNIPSFIQAEQFDALKIKGIFEAIRQNGHRSIALICKTTAEAITMQQALKDNAIASQLLTENESINQEMLLVVPSHLAKGLEFDAVIVAAYDTPFYDTPIDRKLLYVALTRAMHELYLIGPSKKTFLLEN; this is translated from the coding sequence ATGACTGTACAACATCCAGATTTTCAGGCTGAAGTAGAGCGGTTAGCGTATACCCAAAGTTATATGCAGCAAATATTAGACGAATCACAACGAGATTTACAATCTGCTCAAGAAAATATCCGCAAATCCATGGCTGATCTCGATTACTTAGATTCAAGTTTAAGTTATTTAAATATCTTAACAAATGCCAGATTCTTTGAAATGGCACGTAATCAAAAAGAAGGTCTAGAGGCCGTTCGCAAGAAGCCCTATTTCGCCAGAATCCATTTCCAAAAAACAGGTGACCCTGAAGAATTTCTTTATATTGGGAAGACCTCACTATTTCATCGTGAAACCCATGAACCCATTATTGTTGACTGGCGCTCACCCGTAGCCAATGTTTATTATGATGGTCGTCTTGGTGATATGGAGTACGATGTCCGTGGAGAAGTTCATAAAGGACATCTCTTTGCTAAAAGGCAATACAAGATCGAGAATGGCGAATTACTCGATATACGAGATATTGACTTAACAACAAATGATGAACTACTACAAGAAGCATTGGCTGGAAAAGCAGATGTTCGTCTAACGGAAATTGTTTCGACAATCCAAAAGGAACAAAATGAAATTATTCGAGCACATCTTCGTCAACCAATTATTGTGCAAGGTGCTGCAGGCAGTGGAAAAACGACCATTGCTCTCCACAGAATATCCTATTTCCTTTACACAATGGGTGAACATTTTAATCCTGAGCAGCTCATGATTTTAGCACCGAATAAGTTATTTATTGATTATATAGGCGATGTTTTACCAGAGCTTGGCGTCGATAAAATTTGCCAAACTACTTTTACAGACTACGTTCTTTCTGCCACTAAATTAAAGCTTAAGCTTCAAAATCCAAATGAGCAATTAGAGTCGCTCGTTGCTGGAGGTAGTCATCAGCCTACTGCCTGGATTGCTGAAATGAAAGGCTCACTTTACTATCGTGATGTCATCGAACGCTACGTACAAAAGTTGGAACAAAAGATCGCAGAGCAATTCGAAGATGTCTATATTGAAAAATACTGTATCATGCGCGCTTCCCACCTGAAGAAGCTGTTTTTATATGAATTTTCATATATGCCTATCGAAAAGCGACTTGAACATATTAAAAAGGTGTTAGCAAGCCATGTTCGTCAAAAAAAACAGGCTGTTTTAGCTACACTCCATAAAAAGTATGATGAAGCATTGGGTAAAGCCTTAAATGGCATTCGAGATGATGAAAAACGACGACGTGTTGTCACAAAATTCATCGATGAGCGTGATGAGCGAATTCCTGCCATTGAAAAAGAAACGAAGACAACGGCATCAGCTTATATGCGTCGCTTTACCAAACATAATATTAAAACACTCTATCGTACCCTTCTCACCGATGCAGAACTTTTAGCAGAACTCGCCCCTGAATGGCATTATCTTGAACAGCAACAATTTTTGCAGGCACATCGTAAAGAACAATGGGCACTCGAAGATTTAGCGGCACTATACTATTTACAAGCACGTTTAAAAGGCATTGCAGATGAATGGAAGATGCGTGTTGTCTTTATCGATGAGGTCCAAGATTATAGTTTATTTCAGCTTGCTGCTTTAAAGGCAGGTCTTGATACGGATATGTTCACGATGGTCGGTGATTTAGCCCAAGGTATTCATAGCTATCGTTCATTGACAGCATGGGAGCCTGTCCAAAACTTATTTCCTCGTGCAAGCTTCCGAACTTTGCAAAAAAGCTATCGAACAACCATTGAAATTATGGAAGTCGCGAATCAAATTCTAGCGCAAATGAATGAACAGCTCCCCCTAGTAGAACCCGTTGTGCGTCATGGTAATATACCAAGTTTTATTCAAGCAGAGCAATTTGATGCCTTAAAAATTAAAGGGATCTTTGAAGCCATACGTCAAAACGGCCATCGATCCATTGCTTTAATTTGCAAAACTACTGCAGAAGCCATTACTATGCAACAGGCATTAAAAGACAATGCTATTGCTTCACAACTACTAACGGAAAATGAATCTATTAATCAAGAAATGTTACTTGTTGTACCAAGTCACCTAGCCAAGGGACTTGAATTTGATGCCGTCATAGTAGCTGCCTACGATACACCCTTTTACGATACACCAATTGACCGAAAGCTACTTTATGTAGCTCTTACACGAGCCATGCACGAGCTATACTTAATCGGTCCATCCAAAAAGACATTCCTATTAGAAAATTAA
- a CDS encoding SDR family NAD(P)-dependent oxidoreductase, whose product MRLENKVAIITGGGTGIGKETALLFAKEGAKIVITDINEQSGNDTVRDIQAIGGEALFIRHDVSHEEDWKKVADESIKTFNKVDILFNNAGIYIIKPLAEIELADWNRLMSINVTGVFLGMKHIMPLMAKQHNGSVINASSIAGLTGAAGHVLYGASKGAVRIMTKDAAMEYAPYGVRVNSIHPGYIDTGMADYASATTGSSKDELGKNLFPLGRLGSVKEVAQTVLFLASDESSFSTGAEFVIDGGATAK is encoded by the coding sequence ATGAGACTAGAAAATAAAGTAGCCATTATTACAGGTGGAGGTACAGGAATCGGGAAAGAAACTGCACTATTATTTGCTAAAGAAGGAGCAAAAATAGTTATTACTGATATAAATGAACAATCTGGTAACGATACAGTCCGTGATATCCAAGCTATTGGCGGTGAGGCATTATTTATCCGTCACGATGTTAGTCATGAAGAAGATTGGAAAAAGGTTGCAGATGAATCAATAAAAACATTTAACAAAGTGGATATTCTTTTCAATAATGCAGGTATCTATATCATAAAACCACTTGCCGAAATCGAACTTGCTGACTGGAACCGCTTAATGTCTATCAATGTAACAGGTGTGTTCCTGGGTATGAAACATATTATGCCACTTATGGCTAAACAGCATAATGGTTCTGTTATTAATGCTTCTTCTATTGCAGGCTTAACAGGTGCTGCTGGTCACGTCTTATACGGAGCGAGTAAAGGGGCTGTCCGCATTATGACAAAGGATGCTGCTATGGAATATGCTCCATATGGCGTACGTGTCAACTCCATTCATCCTGGCTATATTGATACAGGTATGGCAGACTATGCGTCAGCCACAACTGGAAGCTCAAAAGATGAATTAGGCAAAAACTTATTCCCATTAGGACGTTTAGGCTCTGTTAAGGAAGTGGCGCAAACAGTATTATTTTTAGCTTCTGATGAGTCTTCCTTCTCAACAGGTGCAGAATTCGTCATTGATGGCGGAGCAACAGCAAAATAA
- a CDS encoding dipeptidase — protein MTNLQQIDAYFAEHREAHLNELNEFLRIPSISSLSEHKEDIQHAAQWLADAFEKLNLENISITQTAGHPVVYADWLHAEGKPTILFYGHYDVQPVDPLNLWDSEPFNPTIRDNKLFARGASDDKGQVFMHLKMIEALFATTGTLPVNVKFIYEGEEEIGSPHLPAYVEQYKEKLAGDLILISDTGLYGPGKPAVCYGLRGLTGIQIDVRGAKGDLHSGLYGGGVQNAIHALAEILASFRDEHGTIQVEGFYDKVLPLTEEEREAYLALGFDEESVKQEVGVKELFGEQGYSYLERTWARPTLEVNGVFGGFSGEGIKTVLPAEAGAKITCRLVPNQEPDEIVALLKAHVEKHKPAGVEINISEFDKGRPFLTPFDHPFIQAAGRSYEKVYNVPTAYTRGGGSIPIVAAFDEILELPVVLMGFGLSSENFHAPNEHFHLENFDKGLRVLSDYLYEVSGLQK, from the coding sequence ATGACTAATTTACAGCAAATAGATGCTTATTTTGCAGAACATCGTGAGGCACATTTAAATGAACTGAATGAATTTTTACGAATTCCAAGTATCAGTTCGTTATCCGAGCATAAAGAGGATATTCAACACGCAGCTCAATGGCTAGCCGATGCGTTTGAAAAACTAAATCTTGAAAATATCTCTATTACACAAACAGCTGGACACCCTGTTGTTTATGCAGATTGGTTACATGCAGAAGGTAAACCAACTATTTTATTTTATGGTCATTATGATGTTCAACCTGTTGATCCATTAAATTTATGGGACAGTGAGCCTTTCAATCCTACGATTCGTGACAATAAACTATTTGCTCGTGGTGCTAGTGATGATAAAGGACAAGTCTTTATGCACTTAAAAATGATTGAGGCATTGTTTGCTACAACAGGGACATTACCAGTCAATGTTAAATTCATTTATGAAGGTGAAGAAGAAATCGGAAGTCCTCATCTACCTGCCTATGTTGAACAATATAAAGAAAAACTAGCGGGAGATTTAATTTTAATTTCTGATACGGGCCTTTATGGTCCTGGTAAGCCTGCGGTATGCTATGGACTACGTGGCTTAACAGGCATTCAAATTGATGTTCGTGGAGCTAAAGGAGATTTACACTCCGGTCTTTATGGTGGTGGTGTACAAAATGCCATTCATGCATTGGCTGAAATTTTAGCATCCTTCCGTGATGAGCATGGTACGATTCAAGTTGAAGGTTTCTATGACAAAGTGTTGCCATTAACAGAAGAGGAACGTGAAGCTTATCTTGCACTTGGCTTTGATGAAGAATCGGTTAAACAGGAAGTGGGCGTAAAAGAATTATTCGGTGAACAAGGGTATTCTTATTTAGAACGAACTTGGGCACGCCCAACCTTAGAGGTTAACGGTGTATTTGGTGGTTTCTCAGGTGAAGGCATCAAAACAGTGCTACCAGCTGAAGCTGGCGCTAAAATCACATGCCGTCTTGTACCAAATCAAGAGCCAGATGAAATCGTAGCACTTTTAAAAGCACATGTTGAAAAGCACAAACCTGCTGGTGTGGAAATCAACATTTCTGAATTTGATAAAGGCCGTCCATTCCTGACACCTTTCGATCATCCATTTATCCAGGCTGCTGGACGCTCCTATGAAAAAGTATATAATGTACCAACAGCTTACACACGTGGCGGTGGCTCTATCCCTATCGTAGCTGCGTTTGATGAAATTTTAGAATTACCTGTGGTGTTAATGGGCTTCGGTCTATCAAGTGAAAACTTCCATGCACCAAATGAACACTTCCATTTAGAAAACTTTGATAAAGGCTTACGTGTTCTAAGTGATTATTTATATGAAGTTTCAGGATTACAAAAATAA
- a CDS encoding glycerophosphodiester phosphodiesterase: MDIFAHRGVSISYPENTMAAFQAASKLPIAGIELDVHLTADKEVVVIHDETIDRTSNGSGYVKDFTLQQLRTFDFGSWFSREFGDEVIPTLGEVLELFAGTNHRINIELKTDIIAYEGIEALVLKEVAAQQMTERVIISSFNHESLQTISKIAPYIESAALFAEVLVDFTTYIALIPAKALHVSLPTSFRKSVKLALAEGATVRVYTVNDQRDARSLQQLGVQAIFTDDPEKILLALS, translated from the coding sequence TTGGATATATTTGCACATAGAGGTGTTTCGATAAGCTATCCGGAAAATACGATGGCAGCCTTTCAAGCAGCATCAAAGCTCCCTATAGCAGGGATCGAGCTAGATGTTCATTTAACCGCGGATAAAGAGGTAGTGGTGATTCATGATGAAACCATTGATCGTACTTCCAATGGCTCGGGCTATGTAAAAGATTTTACATTACAGCAATTGCGTACGTTTGATTTCGGTTCGTGGTTTTCACGGGAGTTCGGAGATGAAGTAATTCCTACGTTAGGGGAAGTGCTAGAGCTTTTTGCAGGTACCAATCATCGTATCAACATAGAACTGAAAACAGATATCATTGCATATGAAGGAATCGAAGCGCTCGTGCTCAAAGAAGTAGCGGCACAGCAAATGACAGAGCGGGTCATCATTTCATCTTTCAATCATGAATCACTGCAAACCATATCAAAAATAGCGCCTTATATCGAAAGTGCAGCATTGTTTGCAGAGGTGTTAGTAGATTTTACTACTTACATTGCTCTCATTCCAGCTAAGGCGTTACATGTAAGTCTACCAACTTCATTTCGTAAATCAGTTAAACTAGCCCTCGCTGAAGGCGCAACAGTACGTGTGTATACCGTTAATGATCAACGTGATGCTCGAAGTTTACAACAACTAGGTGTACAGGCGATATTTACAGACGATCCTGAAAAAATATTACTTGCCCTTAGTTAG